The window AGTCTCATGCAAAGACAATTATTAGTGAATTTTGAATTGGAGACATACCGTTCTAATATATGGTTGCTGAATGATCCAACCGAGAACTGGTATCTTCTGAGCAAAAACTGCCAAGGTTGGCCAGAAGCCACTGAAATACAAAACGCTTTTAGTATCTGTTTACATTCCCACAAGCTGTATCagtaaataagaagaaaaatagcaaaaagacCTGAAGAGTACGAAAAAGCCATAGGTCTCCAACATCATTCCCAGGATTGGCCACCCaatgacaacaaaaaagaaaccgaCGCCAAAAGAAATAGTTCCCTGAGTGGAGAATATGTAAAAGCCAAATGAACATGCGTATAAggataaatatgtaaagataTATCTGAGACGGATCCAGAGATATTGACAAGATACAGAAAGATGGCAAAAGCAACTAGACCTTATAATTTTGACGTTTCATGAAAAACTGCATGGTAGACTTGAAGCCAATGGTTAGACTAACACCCGATATGAAAAGAATCTgagaaaacatgaaaagaaacaaGCTATCTCACTCTTAGTTTTGTACTATGCAAGAATAGTGGTCAAAGcattagaaaacaaagaaatctgAGGTACTTACGTTTCCCATGGCAAGTAATCCCTTATCAAACACAAAGACTACTCCCAAAAACGAGAAAAATACTCCAAATCCTGTGAGCCCTAACCCGATTTCTGTTTCAAATCACATAAAGTATAACCAAGTTCAGTAGGAATAACTTTGCACCCTGATGATAATATACAGGAAAATAAATGGATTCCCCAACAATAACATGACATCGGATGATCTACTCACTCAATAACGTAATAAGTATAACTAAGTAACATGACAACGGATTATTTCTAGAAATCACAATGTAGACGTACTTTTTCGGTCATTCATTTCGAAGGACATCATGATTCCCGGATTCAGCTGCTTCTACCTTTCGCTGTCAATAGGCAAGAAACAATGTTGAAATTCAGGAATTAGACGATTAAAAGTAGAAACATTAGTGTTACAAACTTAGGATCGCATAGAGATCCAAAACTCTGGCATCAGTTTTGGCGAAAATCAATGTTTGGAGTCATTCTATGGATTTGAAGTCGACTAGAGATACTAGTTACGGAATCAAACGTATAAACCCTAGGTTGTTCAATCGAAAACAAATAGACTGCCCACAGAGCGAGAAGAGCGATTGATTCAACGATACTAGAATCTAATCAGACGAATTGCAGAAATTGAAAAGATTCAAGTGAAAACGATGATCATATCAAAAAAGGTTATCAAACAGAAACCGCTACGGTGCCAGGGTAACTTACAGATCTGGAATTAGGGGAAGAAGAAGGCGTAGAAAACCTAGCACGCAGATTCCTCGAAGACGATctagaaaaaaattatcaaacatGTCAGGCGAATTTTGTAATCGGAATTGATAGATCAGTGCAACGAACATGAGCAGGAGATCGtgatgatgaacaaaaaaaacaaagatggggatagagaagagagaaacgaaCTTGCTCGCAGAAGAGACAAATGGCCGGAGGGAGGAGCAGAAGGCGATGCGAGAGAGAGCACGGTGGGGGTCGTGATTTGTTTGCTAGAAATCAAAATTCCGTACCCGGTGAGTGCCCCAATCGGAAAGAAAGATATAGTGCGCTTGGGAACAATGTAAATTATGTGTCTTCACCATTCAccacttgacacatgtcactcTGTTGTACACCGTTTAAAATAAAACGAAATACGAatatactttatattatatatcaattatttGCAATcagaaaataattgttttgtacACTTTTTGTTATCAAATCGTTAGCTTTGCTGTTCCTTGTTCATAGAGCAGTTTGTGTAATCTCTTTTTTCTCATCAATTAGGGGAGCTTTGTTATAAAAATCTTTCATAT is drawn from Camelina sativa cultivar DH55 chromosome 8, Cs, whole genome shotgun sequence and contains these coding sequences:
- the LOC104708993 gene encoding vesicle transport protein GOT1; its protein translation is MMSFEMNDRKKIGLGLTGFGVFFSFLGVVFVFDKGLLAMGNILFISGVSLTIGFKSTMQFFMKRQNYKGTISFGVGFFFVVIGWPILGMMLETYGFFVLFSGFWPTLAVFAQKIPVLGWIIQQPYIRTFFDKYRGKRVPV